A genomic segment from Saprospiraceae bacterium encodes:
- a CDS encoding 4Fe-4S dicluster domain-containing protein, with protein MKYGFVIDNRKCIGCHACTTACKSEHQVPIGVNRTWVKQVEKGEFPNTRRLFSVMRCNHCTEAPCVEICPVEALFFRDDGIVDFDKNRCIGCKSCMQACPYDALYIDPETNTAAKCNYCAHRIDIGLEPACVNVCPEHAIISGDMDNPNTEITQLLSRQQVKVRKPEKGTIPNLFYIDADEASLHPSITEKSDSYLWNAQTMGVGHYAKEAEKLAFSNGDVLEALMKVKQQELTAGEVAKNGKTKSIDLMLGKARRVYDSPDKGILWGWEVSAYVVTKAIAAGAFLVPFIATVFGGIAIGATTQWLSLGIGLLFLGLTGLLLVMDLDRPDRFLNVLLRPQWGSWLVRGGYAITVYGGLISLLGLATWMDWAGLIPAINWLTAITAMLVAVYTAFLFAQAKGRDFWQSPTLAIHMLVHSFMAGAATFALLGLFLGDTEWLPFLGLVLVLGIGLNLGTILLELTMTHPTSDAKRTVEMITKGRYRTKFWLGVIVFGNLLPLGLVLAAGASPSVLALAGAVVILGIYFTEQIWVEAPQRLPLS; from the coding sequence ATGAAATATGGATTCGTAATAGACAACCGCAAATGTATCGGATGCCATGCCTGTACAACGGCCTGCAAATCAGAGCATCAGGTGCCAATCGGTGTCAACCGGACCTGGGTAAAGCAAGTTGAAAAAGGAGAATTCCCAAACACGCGTAGATTGTTTTCTGTAATGCGATGCAACCATTGTACGGAGGCGCCTTGCGTTGAGATTTGTCCAGTTGAAGCCTTGTTTTTCAGGGATGATGGCATCGTGGATTTTGATAAGAACAGATGTATTGGATGTAAATCGTGTATGCAGGCATGCCCTTATGATGCTTTGTATATTGATCCAGAAACCAACACTGCCGCCAAATGTAACTATTGTGCCCACCGTATTGATATTGGCTTGGAACCGGCCTGCGTAAATGTTTGTCCAGAGCACGCTATTATTTCAGGCGATATGGACAATCCAAATACGGAGATCACTCAGTTGCTTAGTCGCCAGCAAGTAAAAGTAAGAAAGCCTGAAAAAGGAACCATCCCCAACTTGTTTTATATCGATGCAGATGAAGCTTCTCTCCATCCAAGCATAACCGAAAAATCCGATAGCTATTTATGGAATGCCCAAACCATGGGCGTAGGTCATTATGCAAAAGAAGCAGAGAAATTGGCCTTTTCAAACGGGGATGTGTTAGAAGCTTTGATGAAAGTAAAGCAGCAGGAATTGACGGCAGGAGAGGTGGCTAAGAATGGCAAAACCAAATCCATTGATCTGATGCTGGGTAAAGCCAGGCGCGTATATGATTCGCCTGATAAAGGAATCTTATGGGGTTGGGAGGTCTCGGCCTACGTTGTGACAAAAGCAATTGCTGCCGGTGCCTTTTTGGTGCCTTTTATAGCGACTGTTTTTGGAGGGATAGCGATTGGGGCCACTACCCAGTGGTTAAGCTTGGGTATAGGGCTGCTCTTTCTGGGTTTAACAGGCCTTTTATTGGTCATGGATCTGGATCGTCCGGACCGTTTTCTCAATGTATTACTTCGGCCTCAATGGGGTTCTTGGTTGGTGAGAGGGGGCTATGCCATCACGGTTTATGGTGGCTTAATTAGTTTGCTAGGTTTGGCAACTTGGATGGATTGGGCTGGACTAATACCTGCTATTAATTGGTTAACTGCCATAACCGCCATGCTAGTTGCCGTCTATACCGCTTTTCTTTTTGCGCAAGCTAAAGGGCGGGACTTTTGGCAAAGCCCAACCTTGGCCATTCATATGTTGGTGCATAGCTTTATGGCAGGTGCAGCTACCTTTGCGCTGCTGGGGCTATTCTTGGGAGACACCGAATGGTTACCCTTTTTGGGATTGGTATTGGTACTTGGAATAGGCCTAAATCTCGGCACTATTTTGCTAGAATTAACCATGACACACCCTACTTCAGACGCCAAACGCACCGTTGAAATGATTACTAAAGGCAGGTACCGCACTAAGTTTTGGCTGGGTGTGATCGTATTTGGTAATTTGTTGCCCTTGGGTTTGGTATTGGCTGCAGGAGCTAGTCCATCAGTCCTTGCCTTGGCGGGTGCAGTTGTTATTTTAGGTATTTATTTTACAGAACAAATCTGGGTAGAAGCACCACAAAGACTTCCACTTAGCTAA
- a CDS encoding 2TM domain-containing protein has translation MNKELRKKAKKKVEAKMAFYICAIVFTFVTVLLLMLSFYLPGAGFWLRLPIPVFVMVLIILYLSAFGLPATGALSKDWQEEEIEKEMFKLYQQKKAQIPPPEDLSETDILELKELERLKKKWDWGEDYV, from the coding sequence ATGAATAAAGAATTGCGCAAAAAGGCGAAGAAAAAAGTGGAGGCAAAAATGGCATTTTACATCTGTGCTATCGTTTTTACCTTCGTCACGGTTTTGTTATTAATGTTGAGCTTTTATCTGCCTGGAGCTGGTTTTTGGTTGAGGTTACCAATACCTGTTTTTGTAATGGTGCTCATTATTCTTTACCTCTCTGCCTTTGGCCTGCCCGCTACGGGAGCGCTTTCCAAGGATTGGCAAGAGGAAGAAATCGAAAAGGAAATGTTTAAGCTTTACCAACAAAAAAAAGCCCAAATCCCACCACCAGAAGATTTATCAGAAACGGATATTTTAGAATTAAAAGAGTTAGAACGCCTCAAGAAGAAGTGGGATTGGGGTGAGGACTACGTCTAG
- a CDS encoding solute carrier family 26 protein, with translation MQWSKYFPILEPFSTYSKALLTKDIIAGLTVGVMLIPQGMAYAMLTGMPPIYGLYGGFIPLFFYAIFGTSRQMSIGPVAISALLVLAGVSELETPGTPAYIELVILSGCLIGIAQMLLGFFRMGFLVNFLSHPVLVGFTSAAAVIIAVSQLKDLLGFSIPRFSHSYESLLYAIQHLEQTNFLTLSFCLGAIFLILFLKWINKTIPGALIAAIIGTFLAWLFQLNESGLSIVEDVPDGLPSFEVPLLAWDKIRLLLPTVFTVTIICIVESIGIAKVLEAKHQNYVVRPNQELFALGISKIVGSFFQSLPTSGSFSRSAVNDEAGAQSGIASIVSALLIGMTLVFLTGLVYFLPKAILAAIILLAVRSLFDLKEAVLLWQSHRRDFWMMVVTFVVTLVLGIGEGVMAGVALSISAVLFRSSRPHMAVLGKLPGTPFYRNVKRFQDAQQSDEILIVRFDDQLYFGNAAYFKENIKQLVRKKGDALKLLIMDASSMHDIDSTGIHALEELHYFLKEKGIKFNLCGVIGPVRDMLFKVNLIDRIGKENFFMYIHNAEDAFYHKAGHQNDYWNPSAIQTNVKE, from the coding sequence ATGCAATGGAGTAAGTATTTTCCCATTTTAGAACCATTTTCTACTTATTCTAAAGCACTGTTAACCAAGGATATTATAGCAGGGCTAACGGTTGGCGTCATGCTGATACCACAGGGGATGGCTTATGCTATGCTGACAGGTATGCCGCCAATTTATGGATTGTATGGTGGATTTATACCCTTATTTTTCTATGCTATTTTTGGAACTTCAAGGCAGATGTCAATTGGGCCTGTAGCCATTTCAGCCTTATTGGTTTTGGCCGGTGTAAGCGAATTGGAAACACCAGGAACACCAGCCTATATCGAATTAGTGATCCTATCCGGATGCTTAATTGGTATTGCGCAGATGCTCCTTGGTTTTTTTAGGATGGGCTTTCTCGTCAATTTTCTTTCCCATCCTGTTCTGGTAGGATTTACCTCGGCTGCGGCCGTCATTATAGCGGTCAGTCAGCTGAAAGACCTGCTAGGGTTTTCTATCCCGAGGTTCTCACATAGTTATGAATCTTTATTGTATGCCATTCAGCACCTGGAGCAAACCAACTTTTTAACCCTCTCGTTTTGCTTGGGTGCCATTTTTCTAATCTTGTTCTTAAAATGGATAAATAAAACTATTCCAGGAGCTTTAATTGCGGCCATCATTGGAACGTTTTTGGCTTGGTTATTTCAATTAAACGAATCTGGACTTTCGATAGTCGAAGATGTTCCAGATGGGCTGCCAAGTTTTGAAGTGCCACTGCTGGCTTGGGATAAAATTCGCTTATTATTACCAACGGTTTTTACCGTTACCATTATTTGTATTGTAGAAAGTATTGGTATTGCCAAAGTATTAGAGGCTAAGCATCAAAACTATGTCGTACGACCCAATCAAGAACTTTTTGCCTTAGGCATTTCAAAAATTGTGGGTTCCTTTTTTCAGTCATTACCTACTTCTGGTAGTTTTAGCCGATCTGCGGTGAATGATGAAGCGGGGGCGCAGTCGGGGATTGCCTCTATTGTCTCCGCCCTTCTCATAGGGATGACTTTAGTTTTTTTAACGGGCTTGGTCTATTTTTTGCCCAAAGCTATTTTGGCAGCCATCATTTTGCTTGCCGTGAGAAGTCTATTTGATCTAAAAGAAGCTGTACTGCTGTGGCAGAGCCATCGCCGAGATTTTTGGATGATGGTCGTTACTTTTGTCGTTACCCTTGTTCTTGGGATTGGCGAAGGGGTGATGGCAGGGGTGGCCTTATCTATTTCTGCCGTTCTTTTCAGAAGTTCGAGGCCACACATGGCCGTTTTGGGTAAGCTTCCGGGGACACCCTTCTACCGAAATGTCAAACGTTTTCAGGACGCCCAGCAATCTGATGAGATCCTAATTGTCAGATTTGATGATCAACTCTATTTTGGTAATGCTGCCTATTTCAAAGAAAACATAAAGCAATTGGTTCGAAAAAAAGGAGATGCTTTGAAGCTCCTTATAATGGATGCCAGCAGCATGCATGACATAGATAGCACAGGTATTCACGCCTTGGAAGAACTCCATTATTTCTTAAAAGAAAAAGGAATTAAATTCAATTTATGTGGCGTTATTGGTCCGGTTAGAGATATGCTTTTTAAGGTCAATCTGATAGACCGAATTGGCAAAGAAAACTTTTTTATGTATATTCACAATGCCGAGGACGCCTTTTATCATAAAGCTGGTCACCAGAATGATTACTGGAATCCAAGTGCCATCCAGACCAATGTAAAAGAATAA
- a CDS encoding rhodanese-like domain-containing protein: MQIEQIYTGCLAQGAYYIESNGEAAIIDPLRETQPYIERAIADNTKIKYIFETHFHADFVSGHIDLAKKTGAKIVYGPSAETTYVKHLAKDGEEFKVGKVTIKVLHTPGHTPESTTYLLLDENGKEHAIFTGDTLFIGDVGRPDLAQKNGVLTKEDLAGWLFDSLRNKIMTLPDDVLVYPAHGAGSACGKNMSSETWDTLGNQKRTNYALRADMTKEEFIKEVTDGLLPPPQYFAKNANLNKSGYESIDAVMERGAVALSPRAFEAAANEHDALILDVRDKASFVKGFVPNSIFIGLDGSFAPWVGALIADLMQPILIIAPLGKEEETVKRLARVGYDNAIGYLEGGFEAWKASGAEVDVIETINVASLEAAYIKDKGIAIMDVRKPSEWSAEHIEGSLNVPLDFINDHMGKISKEKPYYMHCRSGYRSTVAASILKARGFDHLINIHGTFDEIAKSEIPTTAYVCPSTLAN; the protein is encoded by the coding sequence ATGCAAATCGAACAAATATATACGGGTTGTTTAGCACAAGGTGCTTATTACATTGAAAGTAATGGCGAGGCAGCGATTATTGATCCGCTACGTGAAACACAACCTTATATAGAAAGAGCAATAGCTGATAATACAAAGATCAAATATATCTTTGAAACCCATTTTCATGCTGATTTTGTTTCTGGCCACATTGATTTGGCTAAAAAAACGGGCGCAAAGATCGTCTATGGTCCTAGTGCAGAAACGACCTATGTGAAACACCTGGCCAAAGATGGAGAAGAATTCAAGGTGGGTAAAGTAACCATTAAGGTATTACATACACCTGGCCATACCCCCGAAAGTACAACTTATTTGTTGTTGGATGAAAATGGAAAAGAGCATGCGATCTTCACAGGGGATACCCTATTCATTGGAGATGTTGGACGACCAGACCTGGCACAGAAAAATGGGGTTTTAACCAAAGAAGACCTGGCAGGTTGGCTGTTTGATAGCCTTCGGAACAAGATTATGACCTTGCCTGATGACGTATTGGTTTATCCTGCTCATGGGGCTGGCTCGGCATGTGGAAAGAATATGAGCTCAGAGACTTGGGATACCTTGGGCAACCAAAAGCGCACCAACTATGCTTTGCGGGCGGATATGACCAAGGAGGAGTTTATCAAAGAAGTAACTGATGGCTTGCTGCCACCACCACAATACTTTGCCAAAAATGCTAATTTAAATAAGTCTGGCTATGAAAGCATTGATGCCGTGATGGAAAGAGGAGCGGTTGCTTTATCTCCTCGTGCCTTTGAAGCGGCTGCCAATGAGCATGATGCATTGATTTTGGATGTAAGAGACAAGGCGTCCTTTGTAAAAGGGTTCGTGCCCAATTCTATATTTATTGGTTTGGATGGAAGCTTTGCTCCGTGGGTGGGCGCATTGATCGCAGATTTAATGCAACCAATCCTGATTATTGCACCTTTAGGAAAAGAAGAGGAGACGGTGAAGCGTTTGGCAAGGGTGGGTTATGATAATGCTATCGGTTACCTGGAAGGAGGCTTTGAAGCTTGGAAAGCTTCGGGTGCGGAGGTGGATGTGATTGAGACGATCAATGTCGCAAGTTTGGAAGCAGCCTATATAAAAGACAAAGGTATAGCCATCATGGATGTTAGAAAACCTTCAGAATGGTCAGCCGAACATATTGAGGGCTCCCTTAATGTTCCGCTGGATTTCATCAATGACCATATGGGTAAAATAAGCAAAGAAAAGCCATATTACATGCATTGTCGCAGTGGTTATAGGTCTACGGTTGCAGCTTCCATTTTAAAAGCTCGGGGCTTTGACCATTTGATTAACATTCACGGGACCTTTGACGAGATCGCAAAATCTGAAATTCCTACAACGGCCTATGTTTGCCCTTCTACTTTGGCAAACTAG
- a CDS encoding TIGR03643 family protein has protein sequence MSQQFNERDLDRIIEMAWEDRTPFEAIAFQFGLPEKEVIKIMRNALKGSSFRLWRKRVNSGVSQKHLKKRVAGITRFKCSRQKQISLNKISKR, from the coding sequence ATGAGTCAGCAGTTTAACGAGCGTGATTTAGATCGAATTATCGAAATGGCATGGGAAGATCGAACGCCTTTCGAAGCTATTGCATTCCAATTTGGTTTGCCCGAAAAAGAAGTGATTAAGATCATGCGAAATGCACTAAAGGGTAGCAGTTTTCGGCTATGGAGAAAACGAGTGAATAGCGGTGTTAGCCAAAAGCATCTAAAAAAACGAGTGGCAGGTATTACAAGGTTTAAATGCAGCAGACAAAAGCAAATTTCTCTCAATAAAATCAGCAAAAGATAA
- a CDS encoding SDR family oxidoreductase produces the protein MKHYLVIGASSGIGKQLATTLSANGDEVYGTFFSAPRPLAEPGLTFYPLNVLDESLNFDFLPEKLDGVVYCPGSINLKPFSRIKPSSFLDDFNLQVLGAIKVIQAILPKLKASENASIVLFSTVAVQFGFNFHSQVSTSKGAIEGLTRALAAEFAPQIRVNCIAPSLTDTPLASKLLSSDEKKIANAQRHPLKKIGSPFDLAEMAAFLLSDKTAWMTGQVLHVDGGMSSLRS, from the coding sequence ATGAAGCATTATTTAGTCATCGGCGCATCATCTGGCATTGGAAAACAATTGGCAACTACCCTGAGTGCTAATGGAGACGAAGTGTATGGCACCTTTTTTAGTGCCCCAAGACCACTGGCAGAGCCAGGGCTGACCTTCTACCCCCTCAATGTCCTGGACGAATCCTTAAATTTTGATTTTTTGCCTGAAAAATTAGATGGAGTCGTCTATTGCCCAGGAAGTATTAATCTAAAGCCTTTTTCCAGAATTAAGCCTTCCTCCTTTTTGGACGATTTTAATTTGCAAGTGCTTGGTGCTATTAAAGTAATACAAGCAATCCTTCCAAAGCTAAAAGCTAGCGAAAATGCATCTATTGTGCTGTTCTCAACAGTAGCTGTACAATTTGGATTTAACTTCCACTCACAGGTTTCCACATCGAAAGGGGCAATAGAAGGGCTGACCAGGGCTTTGGCGGCTGAGTTCGCCCCACAAATTCGGGTGAACTGCATCGCACCTTCCCTGACAGATACCCCTTTGGCCTCAAAATTATTGAGTAGCGACGAAAAGAAAATTGCCAATGCTCAGCGACATCCGCTGAAAAAAATTGGAAGCCCTTTTGATTTGGCAGAAATGGCCGCTTTTTTACTATCTGATAAAACCGCGTGGATGACGGGCCAAGTACTGCATGTAGATGGCGGAATGTCAAGCTTGAGGAGTTAA
- a CDS encoding zinc-dependent metalloprotease, with translation MKKLQNFLISKITFGIFLYCLVLPSYIFAQPAGSKAEGEGSGDKKKKEDMKTFQELITKEAESMEGMINVHKVEDKYYFELPDNVFGRDILAITRMSKTPTGAGYGGEQANRQVLRFEKGPKKNVFIRIISYINVADSLQPIYQAVQNSNVNPIAAAFDIKAIRKDTSVLIEVGGFFDNPNDAFDLPSRMKDRYKMKAIQKDRSYIESIKAFPINVEVRSVKTYSVTPPAPFRPGAPPSSSVDLPGGVAAGVVTFELNTSMILLPETPMKKRFFDPRVGIFSNRYTVYDGEGQRAETETFTVRWRLEAKNAADARRQQNGELIEPAKPIVFYIDPATPLKWRSYLKQGVEDWQVAFEAAGWKNAILAKDWPENDPNMSLEDARFSVIRYFASDIQNAYGPNVHDPRSGEILESHIGWYHNVMRLLKRWYTIQVGPSDPAARPNEFSDELMGQLVRFVSSHEVGHTIGLRHNFGASNATPVEKLRDPAFMAENGHTSSIMDYARFNYVAQPEDGVKNFFPRIGDYDKWAIEWNYKPIYGSTDPYADKKELNKWYKDKAAGNQRLWFITERSPYDPRAQSEDLGDNSMTASEYGIKNLQRIIPNIVTWTKEEAEGYEMAEELYNDVVGQYRRYIGHVTKWVGGVFETPKTYDQEGFIYEPAPREMQKSAVNFLNRHVFTTPEWLLDKNVLNKLRPDQGVAAVAQIQEATLNSLMSISRLQRMIETESAGNAYGMEEFYNDLYRGIWSELNQSGPISTQRRNLQKIYIETMIGMLKPKDAASSFGGNSGPTLKPTYSDIVSMSHGTLEKLHGDLKKASKKYADKLSAYHIKDCMHRIEEALDMED, from the coding sequence ATGAAAAAACTTCAGAACTTTTTAATTTCCAAAATTACTTTTGGCATTTTCCTCTATTGTTTGGTTTTGCCTTCCTACATTTTTGCCCAGCCTGCGGGCTCTAAGGCAGAAGGTGAAGGTAGTGGTGATAAAAAGAAAAAGGAGGATATGAAAACTTTCCAAGAATTGATTACCAAGGAAGCGGAGTCAATGGAAGGCATGATCAATGTCCACAAAGTGGAAGATAAATACTATTTTGAACTCCCTGATAATGTTTTTGGTCGAGATATTCTTGCCATAACCCGGATGTCCAAGACACCTACTGGCGCTGGTTATGGAGGGGAACAGGCCAACCGACAGGTATTGCGCTTTGAAAAAGGTCCAAAGAAGAATGTATTTATTCGCATTATTAGTTACATAAATGTGGCTGATAGCCTACAGCCTATTTATCAAGCCGTACAAAATTCTAATGTGAATCCAATTGCGGCAGCTTTTGATATCAAGGCCATTCGAAAAGACACTTCTGTGCTGATAGAAGTTGGTGGTTTTTTTGACAACCCAAATGATGCCTTTGATTTGCCCTCTCGAATGAAAGATCGGTACAAAATGAAGGCTATCCAAAAGGATCGATCCTACATAGAAAGCATAAAGGCTTTCCCCATAAATGTAGAAGTCCGAAGTGTAAAGACCTATTCGGTAACCCCTCCAGCTCCATTTCGCCCAGGAGCCCCTCCTTCGTCTTCCGTAGACCTACCTGGCGGCGTAGCAGCAGGAGTTGTTACCTTTGAACTCAATACGTCCATGATTCTCTTGCCCGAGACCCCCATGAAGAAACGTTTTTTTGACCCGAGAGTGGGAATCTTCTCCAATCGGTATACCGTTTATGATGGCGAAGGACAAAGGGCTGAAACGGAGACCTTTACAGTTAGATGGCGGCTAGAGGCCAAAAATGCAGCAGATGCGCGCAGGCAGCAAAATGGCGAACTGATCGAACCCGCCAAACCGATCGTTTTTTATATTGATCCTGCTACGCCACTGAAATGGCGTTCTTACCTAAAACAAGGGGTGGAGGACTGGCAAGTTGCCTTTGAGGCGGCAGGTTGGAAAAATGCAATCTTGGCCAAGGACTGGCCAGAGAATGACCCTAATATGAGCTTGGAAGATGCCCGGTTTTCTGTTATCCGTTATTTTGCCTCTGATATTCAAAATGCTTATGGGCCCAATGTACATGACCCCAGATCCGGCGAGATTCTGGAAAGTCATATTGGTTGGTATCACAATGTAATGAGACTATTGAAGCGTTGGTATACCATCCAGGTAGGGCCAAGTGACCCCGCAGCCAGGCCCAATGAGTTTAGTGATGAACTGATGGGGCAATTGGTTCGATTTGTTTCTTCTCATGAGGTGGGACATACCATTGGGTTGCGCCATAATTTTGGGGCGAGTAATGCAACTCCAGTAGAGAAACTGCGAGATCCTGCATTCATGGCTGAAAATGGACATACTTCCTCCATTATGGACTATGCTCGGTTCAATTATGTGGCCCAACCGGAAGATGGGGTGAAAAACTTTTTTCCAAGGATTGGCGATTATGATAAATGGGCCATTGAATGGAATTATAAGCCTATCTATGGATCCACAGACCCCTATGCTGACAAAAAGGAATTGAATAAATGGTATAAGGATAAGGCCGCTGGCAACCAAAGATTGTGGTTTATTACAGAACGAAGTCCTTATGATCCAAGAGCTCAATCTGAAGACCTGGGAGATAATTCTATGACTGCCTCTGAATATGGGATCAAAAACTTGCAGCGAATTATTCCCAATATTGTCACATGGACAAAAGAAGAAGCGGAAGGATACGAAATGGCAGAAGAATTATACAATGATGTTGTAGGGCAATACCGCAGATACATTGGCCACGTGACGAAATGGGTTGGCGGAGTTTTTGAAACCCCCAAGACTTATGACCAGGAAGGGTTTATCTACGAACCCGCTCCTCGTGAAATGCAAAAAAGTGCCGTTAATTTCCTAAACCGCCATGTATTTACGACACCAGAGTGGTTGTTGGATAAAAATGTACTCAATAAATTGCGTCCAGACCAAGGTGTTGCAGCAGTAGCTCAAATACAAGAAGCTACGCTTAATAGCTTGATGTCCATAAGTCGCTTACAACGTATGATCGAGACAGAGTCTGCTGGAAATGCTTATGGCATGGAAGAATTTTACAATGACCTTTACCGTGGCATCTGGAGCGAGCTTAACCAAAGCGGCCCTATCAGTACACAACGGCGAAATTTGCAAAAAATCTACATCGAAACGATGATCGGGATGCTTAAGCCAAAGGACGCAGCATCTTCTTTTGGCGGCAATAGTGGGCCCACCCTGAAACCTACTTATTCCGATATTGTCTCTATGTCACATGGAACCTTGGAAAAATTGCATGGCGATTTGAAAAAGGCAAGCAAAAAATACGCGGATAAGCTTTCTGCTTATCATATCAAAGATTGTATGCATCGGATTGAAGAGGCGCTGGACATGGAAGATTAG
- a CDS encoding solute carrier family 26 protein — protein MNLRSLFPLFSSFDTYSKTDFKGDLVAGLTVGVMLIPQGMAYAMIAGLPPIYGLYAAIVPLVLYAILGTSRQLAVGPVAMVALLVAAGVSTMAEVGSEQYIALAITLALLVGIIQFLMGVLKLGFLVKFLSHPVISGFTSAAALIIGINQIKHLVGINLKGEHIHQILIETIRSIHAIHWLTLAIGFFAILILFSIKRFKVPVPGALAVVFLGVLSVWLFGWADQGVKIIGEIPKGLPSFALPVLNLALLQQLLPIAFTIAFIGFMESIAVAKAIQTKHGNYKVIPNQELIALGIANIGGAFFQAFPTTGGFSRTAVNDQAGAKTGLASIISAGLIVLTLLFLTPLFYYLPKAVLAAVIIMAVIGLVDLKAAKRLWKTDRSDFWMLLSTFVVTLAIGIEEGILTGVVLSLGMVIYRTSEPHYAVLGKIPGKPHYRNLARFDDLEDRKEGLIIRFDARLYFANASFFEETIDGLIRERLPLLKFFILDADSINGIDSSGIHALEQVYETCEKHHINFYVVGLKGPVRDQFNRSGLYQKIGEDHFFFRIQHAVDYFDSKKNHIYQKYILQVEP, from the coding sequence ATGAATCTTAGGTCCTTATTTCCACTCTTTTCATCATTTGACACCTATAGCAAAACCGACTTCAAAGGAGATTTAGTTGCAGGTCTAACGGTAGGCGTAATGCTCATCCCACAAGGGATGGCTTATGCGATGATTGCCGGATTGCCACCTATTTATGGCTTATATGCTGCGATTGTTCCCCTGGTGTTGTATGCTATCTTGGGGACATCCAGGCAGTTGGCCGTCGGCCCGGTTGCCATGGTTGCCTTATTGGTTGCTGCAGGTGTCAGTACGATGGCGGAGGTTGGGTCGGAACAGTATATTGCCTTGGCTATAACTTTAGCTTTGCTGGTGGGTATCATTCAGTTTCTCATGGGTGTTTTGAAGCTGGGGTTCTTGGTTAAATTCCTTTCTCATCCTGTTATTTCCGGCTTTACTTCGGCAGCAGCTCTTATCATTGGTATTAACCAGATCAAACACCTTGTCGGAATCAATTTAAAGGGCGAGCATATTCATCAAATTTTGATCGAAACGATTCGTTCTATACACGCTATTCATTGGTTAACTTTGGCTATTGGTTTTTTTGCCATTCTGATTTTATTTAGCATAAAACGTTTTAAGGTTCCTGTTCCAGGCGCCTTGGCTGTGGTTTTTTTGGGTGTGTTGAGTGTATGGCTATTTGGTTGGGCAGATCAGGGGGTTAAAATCATTGGAGAAATACCAAAGGGCTTACCCTCTTTTGCTTTACCTGTTTTAAATCTTGCCTTACTACAACAACTACTTCCTATTGCCTTTACCATCGCTTTTATTGGATTTATGGAAAGCATTGCAGTAGCGAAGGCAATACAAACCAAACATGGGAATTACAAAGTAATACCCAACCAGGAACTGATCGCCTTGGGTATTGCCAATATAGGCGGGGCATTTTTTCAAGCCTTCCCGACGACCGGTGGATTCTCGCGAACAGCGGTCAATGATCAGGCGGGGGCCAAAACGGGACTTGCTTCTATTATTAGTGCGGGTCTAATTGTACTAACCTTGCTTTTTCTGACGCCTTTGTTCTATTATTTGCCCAAAGCGGTCCTAGCTGCTGTCATCATCATGGCCGTCATTGGTCTAGTTGACCTAAAAGCGGCAAAACGCTTGTGGAAAACCGATAGGTCGGATTTCTGGATGTTGTTAAGCACCTTTGTGGTTACCTTAGCAATAGGTATTGAAGAAGGGATTTTGACCGGTGTGGTCTTGTCCTTAGGAATGGTTATCTATCGGACTTCCGAACCCCATTATGCTGTTTTGGGGAAGATTCCAGGTAAACCCCATTATCGCAATTTAGCGCGTTTTGATGATTTGGAGGATAGAAAAGAAGGGCTAATCATTCGTTTTGATGCGCGTTTATACTTTGCAAATGCCAGTTTTTTTGAAGAGACTATTGATGGGTTGATCCGTGAGCGCCTACCATTGCTAAAGTTTTTTATTTTGGATGCTGATAGTATTAATGGTATTGATAGTAGTGGAATTCACGCCCTTGAGCAAGTATATGAAACCTGTGAGAAACACCATATCAACTTTTATGTGGTGGGTTTAAAAGGGCCTGTAAGAGACCAATTTAACCGTTCTGGCTTGTACCAAAAAATAGGAGAAGATCACTTCTTTTTCCGAATTCAACATGCAGTGGATTACTTCGATAGCAAGAAAAACCATATTTATCAGAAGTATATCCTTCAAGTAGAACCATAA